The following are from one region of the Capsicum annuum cultivar UCD-10X-F1 chromosome 1, UCD10Xv1.1, whole genome shotgun sequence genome:
- the LOC124897817 gene encoding uncharacterized protein LOC124897817 yields the protein MAVTIWSDKVLRGPTVGKAMIDNVIEEEVEADETHPVESKKLDSNVSTSNHQHVDELEEEKKKKEEVVTTLPKPPSPFPHRLKKKADDTRFIQFMAMLKQLMVNMPLVEALEKMPGYAKFIKDLVTKKRIVSYELVDNLYHCGAILTRSMVQKKVDPGAFTIPFTIASLDFVKALCEVGESINLVLLAVNKKLGLGDPTPTNMRLVMADMSVKRPVVLYDVLVKVASFIFPVDFFIVDFEVPIILGRPFLATGSILIDL from the coding sequence ATGGCAGTTACCATTTGGAGTGATAAAGTATTACGTGGACCTACTGTGGGCAAGGCTATGATTGACAATGTGATCGAAGAAGAGGTAGAAGCTGATGAAACCCATCCAGTAGAGTCTAAGAAGCTAGATAGTAATGTGAGTACATCTAACCATCAACATGTTGATGAGttagaggaagaaaaaaagaagaaggaggaagtGGTTACTACTCTTCCAAAACCACCGTCGCCCTTTCCTCATAGATTGAAGAAAAAAGCCGATGATACAAGATTTATACAATTCATGGCGATGTTGAAGCAGCTAATGgtaaatatgcctttagttgaggCATTAGAGAAGATGCCTGGGTATGCTAAGTTTATAAAAGACCTGGTAACGAAGAAGAGAATAGTGAGCTACGAACTGGTGGATAATCTTTACCATTGTGGTGCTATTTTAACAAGGTCTATGGTGCAAAAGAAAGTAGACCCAGGAGCATTTACTATTCCTTTCACTATCGCGTCTCTTGATTTTGTTAAAGCTTTATGTGAAGTGGGAGAAAGTATTAATCTGGTGCTACTTGCTGTTAATAAGaagttggggttgggggatcctacacccaCAAACATGCGACTAGTGATGGCGGACATGTCGGTAAAGCGGCCAGTGGTATTATATGATGTGCTAGTGAAGGTTGCCAGCTTTATATTCCCTGTGGATTTTTTTattgtggattttgaggtgcccataatcttgggtcgaccttttcttGCAACTGGAAGCATACTTATTGATTTGTGA